The Chiroxiphia lanceolata isolate bChiLan1 chromosome 4, bChiLan1.pri, whole genome shotgun sequence genome contains a region encoding:
- the SPRY1 gene encoding protein sprouty homolog 1: MEPQGQHGSGGSVVVIQQPSLDSRQRLDYERESQPTTILSLDQIKAIRGSNEYTEGPSVVKKSAPRTAPRQEKHERTHEIIPINVNNNYEHRSSHVGHVAHQHNTRAPVLSRSTSTGSAASSGSNSSASSEQGLLGRSPPSRPGSGHRSDRTIRAQPKQSSLIVDDLKGPLKEDLTQHKFICEQCGKCKCGECTAPRALPSCLACNRQCLCSAESMVEYGTCMCLVKGIFYHCSNDDEGDSYADNPCSCSQSHCCSRYLCMGAMSLFLPCLLCYPPAKGCLKLCRGCYDRVNRPGCRCKNSNTVYCKLESCPSRGQGKPS, translated from the coding sequence ATGGAGCCCCAAGGTCAGCATGGCAGTGGCGGTTCCGTGGTGGTGATTCAGCAGCCCTCCCTGGACAGCCGGCAGCGCTTGGACTATGAAAGGGAGAGCCAGCCCACGACGATCTTGTCACTGGACCAGATCAAGGCCATCAGGGGCAGCAACGAATACACCGAAGGTCCTTCTGTGGTGAAAAAGTCTGCTCCGCGGACAGCACCGAGGCAGGAGAAGCATGAAAGGACTCACGAGATTATACCAATTAATGTGAATAATAATTACGAACACAGGTCCAGCCATGTGGGGCATGTGGCACATCAGCATAACACGAGGGCTCCCGTCCTGAGCCGGTCGACCAGCACGGGGAGCGCGGCCAGCTCTGGGAGCAACAGCAGCGCCTCCTCGGAGCAAGGGCTGCTGGGGCGGTCACCCCCGTCCCGGCCGGGCTCCGGCCACAGATCCGATCGGACAATCCGGGCGCAGCCCAAGCAGTCGTCTCTGATCGTGGATGATCTGAAGGGTCCTTTGAAAGAGGACTTGACGCAGCACAAGTTCATCTGCGAACAGTGTGGGAAGTGCAAGTGCGGGGAGTGCACGGCGCCGAGGGCGCTGCCATCCTGCCTGGCCTGCAACCGGCAGTGCCTGTGCTCGGCCGAGAGCATGGTGGAGTACGGCACCTGCATGTGCCTGGTCAAAGGGATCTTCTACCACTGTTCCAACGACGATGAAGGGGACTCTTACGCGGAtaatccctgctcctgctcccagtcACACTGCTGTTCTAGGTACCTGTGCATGGGAGCCATGTCCTTGTTCCTGCCTTGCTTGCTCTGCTATCCTCCGGCCAAAGGATGCCTAAAACTCTGCCGAGGGTGCTACGACCGCGTCAATCGTCCGGGTTGCCGGTGCAAGAACTCCAACACAGTCTATTGTAAACTGGAGAGCTGCCCCTCCCGGGGTCAGGGCAAGCCCTCATGA